A genome region from Dolichospermum compactum NIES-806 includes the following:
- a CDS encoding FAD binding domain-containing protein → MNNFTYIRATTVKDAVNRAVADQNAMFIGGGTNLVDRLKAFVDEPSQLIDISRLQMQKIEKMANGSLRLGALVTNTAVADHTDIRRDYPMLTRAILSGASQQIRNMATVGGNLLQKTRCPYYYDTAFACNKREPGTGCPAATGINRMHAILAASDQCVAVHPSDMCVALAALDAVVEVEGHQGKRQIPFGDFHRLPGNTPEKDSNLQPGELITSVILPPLAFAKSGVYLKLRDRTSYSFALISVAAALQIAGDKIKDARLAMGGVAHKPWQAVEAEKFLIGKTADISTFSQAANIALQGAKPLAHNGYKIELTKRAIRRALTVSAQGGGIA, encoded by the coding sequence ATGAATAACTTTACTTATATTCGCGCTACCACGGTAAAAGATGCCGTCAACCGAGCCGTTGCTGACCAAAATGCTATGTTTATTGGTGGCGGTACAAATTTAGTTGATCGTCTCAAAGCCTTTGTGGACGAGCCATCACAACTAATTGACATCTCCCGCCTACAGATGCAGAAGATCGAAAAAATGGCTAATGGTAGTCTGCGGTTAGGGGCGTTGGTGACAAATACGGCTGTAGCTGATCATACTGATATTCGCCGTGATTACCCGATGTTAACTAGGGCAATTCTGTCTGGTGCATCTCAACAAATTCGCAATATGGCCACAGTCGGTGGTAATCTCTTACAAAAAACTCGTTGCCCTTATTATTACGATACTGCTTTTGCTTGTAATAAACGTGAGCCAGGAACTGGATGCCCAGCAGCAACGGGGATAAATCGAATGCACGCAATACTCGCTGCAAGTGATCAATGTGTCGCAGTTCATCCTTCTGATATGTGTGTGGCATTGGCGGCTTTAGATGCGGTGGTAGAAGTGGAAGGACATCAAGGTAAAAGACAAATTCCCTTTGGAGATTTCCATCGCTTGCCAGGAAATACACCAGAAAAAGATAGTAATTTACAGCCAGGAGAATTAATTACTTCTGTGATTTTACCACCTTTAGCTTTTGCGAAATCAGGAGTTTATTTAAAACTGCGCGATCGCACTTCCTATTCTTTTGCTTTAATATCTGTAGCGGCTGCTTTACAAATTGCTGGAGACAAAATCAAAGATGCTCGTTTAGCAATGGGTGGAGTCGCCCATAAACCTTGGCAAGCAGTAGAAGCAGAAAAGTTTTTAATTGGTAAAACCGCAGATATTTCCACATTTAGCCAAGCGGCAAATATCGCTTTACAGGGAGCAAAACCTTTAGCTCATAACGGTTATAAAATTGAACTAACAAAACGGGCAATTCGTCGCGCTCTCACGGTTTCGGCTCAAGGAGGAGGTATAGCATGA
- a CDS encoding xanthine dehydrogenase family protein molybdopterin-binding subunit — MNKITTTNINRKDGQAKVTGTATYAAEHQIPNLVHGYLITASIASGKIKSVNTQTAEKYPGVIAIFTHKNAPKISKPSNNFVNSKIYEARLPLADDTIHYAGQIIGLVVAETFEQAKAASHLVKVEYTSQKPILDAQKVTLKNAPSMFGEDLKFAKGSFATGNSTDAMAGAAAKITATYKTATELHAPMEPHAIIAQWQNSNSLTVYEPTQWVGGSQRTYSELFGLAPEQVRIITPFLGGGFGSKAFPWPHAILCAAAARKLQRPLKVVLSRRQMTANAGHRSQTEQTISLAAKTDGSLQGIEHTAKSYTSPVDVFAEPCTGITPAMYATPNLRTSQQMGVMNIGTPTFMRAPGENPGLYALESAMDELAWELGIDPVELRLKNETKEHQSRGLPFSAKHFAECLQVGAKQFGWENRTQKPRSLSRDGKLIGWGMAASTFPGLRSSASVKVRLLADGTAHVLTSGNDMGTGAYTIVASTAANALGLPVEKVRVELGDSLFPNGGLAGGSQMTASLVPAVMTACEEVLKTAQAKTAQEAFTSLRQSQRAAFEATGSSAPGEEAKKWAFQSWGAHFCEISLDEEIGRLQVTRWVSVMNIGKVMNAKTAASQVRGAVIMGIGHALMEDCQFDPNIGYPVVYDLATYHYPTHADIPRIEVSFVGEPDLNFNSAGVRGVGEIGITGVSPAIANAVYHATGKRIRELPITPDKLI; from the coding sequence ATGAATAAAATAACTACAACCAATATTAATCGTAAAGATGGACAGGCAAAAGTAACAGGTACAGCCACCTATGCCGCCGAACATCAAATACCAAATTTAGTTCATGGTTATTTAATAACTGCTAGTATTGCCAGTGGAAAAATAAAAAGTGTCAACACCCAAACAGCAGAAAAATATCCCGGTGTAATTGCCATTTTCACCCATAAAAATGCCCCCAAAATTTCTAAGCCTAGCAATAATTTTGTCAATTCTAAAATTTACGAAGCGCGACTACCTTTAGCCGATGACACAATTCATTATGCCGGGCAAATTATCGGTTTAGTAGTAGCAGAAACCTTTGAACAAGCAAAGGCAGCATCACATTTAGTTAAAGTTGAATATACTAGCCAAAAACCAATTTTAGATGCCCAAAAAGTTACCTTAAAAAATGCTCCCTCCATGTTTGGGGAAGACTTGAAATTTGCCAAGGGTAGTTTTGCTACTGGTAATTCAACGGATGCAATGGCAGGTGCAGCAGCGAAAATTACCGCTACCTACAAAACAGCGACGGAACTCCACGCACCCATGGAACCTCATGCCATTATCGCCCAGTGGCAAAATTCCAACTCGCTGACAGTCTATGAACCGACTCAATGGGTAGGAGGTAGCCAACGCACATATTCAGAATTATTTGGACTTGCACCAGAACAGGTAAGAATTATTACGCCGTTTTTAGGTGGGGGATTTGGTTCTAAAGCCTTTCCCTGGCCACACGCTATTCTCTGTGCCGCAGCAGCGCGAAAACTTCAGCGTCCGCTGAAAGTGGTTCTCAGTCGGCGACAAATGACAGCAAATGCGGGACACCGTTCGCAAACTGAGCAAACTATTAGTTTAGCTGCTAAAACTGATGGTAGTTTGCAGGGAATTGAACATACAGCAAAATCTTATACTTCCCCTGTAGATGTTTTTGCTGAACCATGTACAGGTATTACCCCGGCAATGTATGCTACTCCGAATCTGCGAACATCCCAACAAATGGGAGTCATGAATATTGGTACACCTACCTTTATGCGAGCGCCTGGGGAAAATCCCGGTTTGTATGCTTTAGAGTCCGCAATGGATGAATTAGCCTGGGAATTGGGCATAGACCCCGTAGAATTACGGTTAAAGAACGAAACAAAGGAACATCAAAGCCGGGGTTTACCTTTCTCTGCGAAACATTTTGCGGAATGCTTGCAGGTGGGTGCAAAACAATTTGGTTGGGAAAATCGAACTCAAAAACCCCGTTCTTTATCCCGCGACGGTAAACTCATCGGCTGGGGTATGGCTGCTTCCACTTTTCCCGGTTTAAGAAGTTCAGCTTCAGTCAAAGTCCGATTATTAGCAGATGGTACGGCTCATGTTCTCACCAGTGGTAATGATATGGGTACGGGTGCTTATACCATTGTTGCCAGTACGGCGGCCAATGCTTTAGGGCTACCAGTGGAAAAGGTGCGGGTGGAATTGGGTGATTCTTTATTCCCTAACGGTGGTCTTGCTGGTGGTTCGCAAATGACGGCAAGTCTTGTACCAGCAGTGATGACGGCCTGTGAGGAGGTGCTGAAAACTGCCCAAGCGAAAACTGCCCAAGAGGCGTTTACAAGTCTGCGTCAGTCCCAACGGGCTGCTTTTGAAGCGACGGGTTCTTCTGCACCAGGTGAGGAAGCTAAAAAATGGGCTTTCCAGTCCTGGGGCGCACATTTTTGCGAAATCAGCCTAGATGAAGAAATCGGCCGCTTACAGGTGACGCGGTGGGTGTCTGTGATGAATATTGGCAAGGTGATGAATGCTAAAACTGCCGCTTCTCAAGTGCGAGGGGCTGTAATTATGGGGATTGGTCACGCTTTAATGGAGGATTGCCAGTTTGATCCGAATATCGGTTATCCGGTGGTTTATGATTTGGCTACCTATCATTACCCAACTCATGCAGATATTCCCCGCATTGAAGTTTCTTTTGTGGGTGAACCTGATCTGAATTTTAATTCTGCTGGGGTGCGTGGTGTGGGTGAAATCGGGATTACAGGTGTTTCACCAGCGATCGCTAATGCTGTTTATCATGCTACGGGTAAACGGATTCGTGAGTTACCAATTACGCCGGATAAGTTAATTTAG
- a CDS encoding 2Fe-2S iron-sulfur cluster-binding protein, with amino-acid sequence MEQSNQKPGKTSRRGFLGQAFTAAGAAITVPALLTQESAAKETTLGGNGEMNITLNVNGEQRPLSIEPRVTLLDALRERLGLVGSKKGCDHGQCGACTVLIDGERVYSCLSLAVMQEGKKIVTIEGLASGDSLHPMQIAFIDNDGFQCGYCTPGQICASVALLEEVKRGCASAVTSDLQAPPQLAQLSTAEIKERLSGNLCRCSAYNGIVAAVQQAIGQKPPSPMANIITSESQGVPV; translated from the coding sequence ATGGAACAATCTAACCAGAAACCAGGGAAAACATCCCGACGTGGGTTTCTCGGACAAGCATTCACCGCAGCCGGGGCGGCTATTACTGTTCCTGCATTGCTGACTCAAGAAAGTGCAGCCAAAGAAACTACTCTAGGAGGCAACGGCGAGATGAATATAACACTCAATGTTAATGGTGAGCAACGCCCCCTCAGTATTGAGCCGCGTGTGACTCTCCTGGATGCCCTGCGGGAACGTTTAGGATTAGTTGGTAGTAAAAAAGGCTGTGATCATGGACAGTGCGGCGCGTGTACTGTGCTGATTGATGGTGAACGAGTATATTCTTGTCTTTCTTTGGCAGTCATGCAGGAAGGCAAAAAAATTGTCACCATTGAAGGACTAGCCAGCGGTGATAGTCTCCACCCCATGCAAATAGCCTTTATTGACAACGATGGCTTTCAGTGTGGTTACTGTACACCAGGGCAAATTTGCGCCTCTGTGGCACTACTGGAGGAAGTTAAACGCGGTTGTGCTAGTGCAGTCACCTCCGATTTACAAGCTCCTCCCCAATTAGCTCAACTTTCGACAGCGGAAATTAAAGAACGATTAAGTGGGAATCTTTGTCGGTGCAGTGCTTATAACGGAATTGTTGCCGCAGTTCAACAAGCAATTGGACAAAAACCTCCTTCGCCAATGGCAAATATCATTACCAGTGAATCCCAGGGAGTACCAGTATAA
- a CDS encoding type I restriction endonuclease subunit R, with translation MTTQTEAQLEADLITQLQGMKYARVKIKDQAAMLANLKQQLEIHNGNITLTKTEFELILNHLNTGTVVERAKILRDKYALKRDAENGKPAETIYISFLNCEEWCRNEFQVTNQITIEGKRKNRYDVTILINGLPLVQIELKKRGSELKVAFHQINRYQHESYDAGAGLFQYVQLFIISNGVNTKYFANNKSQSFQQTFYWTDQENNRISDLSEFADTFLRTCHLAKMITRYIVITAINVLKVLRPYQVYATEALVERVKNSNKNAYIWHTTGSGKTLTSFKASQIITNLPQVYKVVFVVDRKDLDYQTAKEFNEFAKGSVDSTTNTNNLIKQLNDDTTTLIVTTIQKLNNAIIKERYLEKIKHLQEQKFVFIFDECHRSQFGETHRNIKKFFQNAQMFGFTGTPILTDNAFGTREHQQTTASLFDECLHKYVIIDAIKDENVLRFAVEYVGKTKQEEVQPKKRQKKSATNLDIAIEEIDTKEALESPIRLAKITDYILTHHAQKTKAPDFTAMFCVSNIETLIKYPIC, from the coding sequence ATGACTACCCAAACCGAAGCCCAACTAGAAGCAGACTTAATTACCCAACTGCAAGGCATGAAATATGCCAGAGTCAAAATTAAAGACCAAGCGGCAATGTTAGCCAACCTCAAACAACAGCTAGAAATTCATAACGGTAACATCACCCTAACAAAAACAGAATTTGAACTCATTCTCAACCACTTAAATACAGGCACAGTTGTCGAACGTGCCAAAATATTACGGGATAAATACGCCTTAAAACGGGACGCAGAAAATGGCAAACCCGCCGAAACAATTTATATAAGTTTCTTAAATTGTGAAGAATGGTGTAGAAATGAATTTCAAGTTACTAACCAAATCACCATAGAAGGAAAACGCAAAAATCGCTATGATGTAACTATTTTAATCAACGGCTTACCATTAGTGCAAATAGAACTTAAAAAACGGGGTTCAGAATTAAAAGTTGCATTTCATCAAATTAACCGCTACCAACATGAATCCTATGACGCAGGTGCAGGACTATTTCAATATGTGCAGCTATTTATTATCAGCAACGGCGTAAATACAAAATACTTCGCCAACAATAAATCTCAATCATTCCAACAAACCTTTTATTGGACAGATCAAGAAAATAATCGTATATCTGATTTGAGCGAATTTGCTGACACATTTCTCAGAACTTGTCATCTCGCCAAAATGATCACCCGTTACATTGTCATCACCGCCATTAATGTCCTCAAAGTCCTCCGTCCCTATCAAGTTTATGCAACGGAAGCATTAGTTGAACGAGTTAAAAATAGCAATAAAAACGCCTATATCTGGCACACCACAGGCTCAGGTAAAACCCTCACCTCCTTTAAAGCCAGTCAAATTATTACCAATTTACCCCAAGTCTATAAAGTTGTATTTGTAGTTGACCGTAAAGACCTAGATTACCAAACTGCCAAAGAATTTAATGAATTTGCCAAAGGTAGCGTAGACAGTACCACTAATACCAATAACCTAATTAAACAACTAAATGACGACACGACTACACTAATCGTTACCACTATTCAAAAATTGAATAATGCCATTATTAAAGAACGCTATCTTGAGAAAATAAAACATCTGCAAGAGCAAAAATTTGTATTTATTTTCGATGAATGTCACCGCAGCCAATTTGGAGAAACCCATAGAAATATCAAAAAATTCTTTCAAAATGCTCAAATGTTCGGCTTTACAGGTACACCAATTCTCACAGATAACGCCTTTGGAACTAGAGAACATCAACAAACAACCGCATCATTATTTGATGAATGTTTGCATAAATATGTAATCATTGATGCTATCAAAGATGAAAATGTTCTGCGCTTTGCGGTGGAATATGTGGGTAAAACTAAACAAGAAGAAGTACAGCCAAAAAAACGCCAGAAAAAAAGTGCTACTAATTTGGATATTGCCATAGAAGAAATTGACACCAAGGAAGCACTAGAAAGCCCAATCCGACTTGCAAAAATAACTGACTATATCCTCACTCATCACGCCCAAAAAACTAAAGCCCCTGACTTTACCGCCATGTTTTGTGTGAGTAATATCGAAACACTGATTAAATACCCTATATGTTGA
- a CDS encoding type I restriction-modification system subunit M → MSEEQRRQLQQQLWKIADDLRGKMNADEFRDYMLGFIFYKYLSEKIERFADGILEGDGLKFAELTEDTAEGVEIVKAVRDATVEALGYFLSPSELFKTIALKGSNKQDTNNEGEGYNFILEDLTKILKNIEQSTLGTDSADDFSNLFEDLDLTSSKLGANEKAKNELVAKILVHLNKIDFRLDDTNADVLGDAYEYLIGEFASGAGKKAGEFYTPQPVSTLLAKLVTSEKPNLKTVYDPTCGSGSLLLRVKREAAHVDKIYGQEMNRTTYNLARMNMILHDVHYADFDIQLEDTLEHPQHRDLRFEAIVANPPFSATWSADQLLMSDDRIF, encoded by the coding sequence ATGTCAGAAGAGCAACGTCGTCAGCTACAGCAGCAACTTTGGAAGATAGCCGATGATTTACGCGGGAAAATGAACGCCGATGAATTTCGGGACTATATGCTGGGCTTTATTTTTTACAAATATCTTTCTGAGAAAATAGAACGCTTTGCTGATGGCATATTAGAAGGAGACGGGCTGAAATTTGCCGAATTAACAGAAGATACAGCCGAAGGTGTGGAGATTGTCAAAGCGGTACGGGATGCCACTGTGGAAGCATTGGGGTACTTTTTGAGTCCGTCGGAGCTTTTTAAGACCATCGCCCTCAAAGGTAGCAATAAACAGGACACTAATAACGAGGGTGAGGGTTATAACTTCATTTTGGAGGATCTGACGAAGATTCTCAAAAACATTGAACAGAGTACCCTGGGGACAGATAGCGCCGATGATTTTAGTAACTTGTTTGAAGATTTAGACTTGACTTCATCCAAACTAGGGGCAAATGAAAAAGCCAAAAATGAATTAGTTGCTAAAATATTGGTACATCTGAATAAGATTGACTTTAGGCTGGATGATACAAACGCCGATGTCTTGGGTGATGCTTATGAGTATTTGATTGGTGAGTTTGCTAGTGGTGCGGGGAAGAAAGCCGGAGAGTTTTATACACCGCAACCTGTTTCGACTTTATTGGCCAAGTTGGTAACGAGTGAGAAACCAAACTTAAAAACCGTGTATGATCCCACCTGTGGAAGTGGTTCGCTGTTGTTGCGGGTGAAGCGGGAAGCGGCTCATGTTGATAAGATATACGGGCAGGAAATGAACCGCACGACTTACAACTTGGCGCGGATGAACATGATTTTGCATGATGTCCATTATGCAGATTTTGATATCCAGCTAGAGGATACCCTAGAACATCCCCAACATAGAGATTTACGCTTTGAGGCGATTGTGGCAAATCCGCCTTTTTCGGCAACATGGAGTGCTGATCAATTATTGATGAGTGATGACCGTATCTTTTAA
- a CDS encoding XdhC family protein, with translation MKEINSIITAFLDSQDNSEPVFLATVVNVQGSSYRQPGARMLITSTGKMVGTISGGCLENDVFQHTRLITDGQPKLVTYDTNADEDIIWGFGLGCNGVVDVLIECLYQDDSLNPLTFIHQCFNNQKPGIIATIFSVEGTINVQLGARLILNSDGNINTNIAESSLTQSLIKDAKSALKNQYSSFHKYQLLSGEVNVFIEFIQPPPHLIIFGAGRDAVPVVEFAKALGWQVTIIDCRAIEATKERFMMANNVILTHREIVHQHISIKENTIAVVMNHNYFDDLEILKLLIPSNLKYLGCLGSKQRTARLLNDLLTEGIEQTPELLQKLYTPVGLDIGADTPETIALSIITEIQAILKSRNGGFLKDRNEPIYSRNQMQEIKIEQ, from the coding sequence ATGAAAGAGATAAATTCTATTATTACAGCATTTTTAGACAGTCAAGACAATAGTGAACCAGTTTTTCTCGCAACTGTTGTCAATGTTCAAGGTTCTAGCTATCGTCAACCGGGAGCGCGAATGTTGATCACGTCAACAGGTAAAATGGTGGGAACTATCAGTGGTGGTTGTCTGGAAAATGATGTATTTCAACATACTCGCTTAATCACAGATGGTCAGCCAAAACTGGTTACTTATGACACCAATGCTGATGAAGATATTATTTGGGGATTTGGTTTGGGTTGTAATGGTGTGGTAGATGTTTTGATTGAGTGTCTTTATCAAGATGATTCACTTAATCCATTAACTTTTATTCATCAATGTTTTAACAATCAAAAACCAGGAATTATTGCCACTATTTTTAGTGTTGAGGGTACTATTAATGTCCAGTTAGGAGCGCGATTAATTCTCAATTCTGACGGGAATATAAATACTAACATTGCTGAATCTAGTTTAACTCAATCCTTAATTAAAGATGCTAAATCGGCATTAAAAAATCAATATTCAAGTTTTCATAAATATCAACTTTTATCAGGTGAAGTTAATGTTTTTATTGAATTCATTCAGCCTCCCCCACACCTAATTATTTTTGGTGCAGGTCGTGATGCTGTACCAGTTGTAGAGTTTGCTAAAGCTTTGGGTTGGCAAGTTACTATTATTGATTGTCGTGCTATTGAAGCAACTAAAGAACGTTTTATGATGGCTAATAACGTGATTCTAACTCATCGGGAAATTGTTCATCAACATATATCTATCAAAGAAAATACTATTGCTGTGGTCATGAATCATAATTATTTTGATGATTTAGAAATTTTGAAATTGCTAATACCATCTAATTTGAAATATTTAGGTTGTTTAGGATCAAAACAGCGAACTGCAAGATTATTAAATGATTTACTAACTGAAGGAATAGAACAAACACCAGAACTATTACAAAAGTTATATACTCCTGTGGGTTTAGATATTGGTGCAGATACACCAGAAACAATAGCATTATCTATAATTACAGAAATTCAAGCTATACTTAAAAGTCGTAATGGTGGTTTTTTAAAAGATCGCAATGAACCAATTTACTCTCGAAATCAGATGCAAGAAATTAAAATTGAACAATGA
- a CDS encoding type I restriction endonuclease subunit R, EcoR124 family, with translation MQAFSRTNRILNDKKSQGNIVCFRNLKKATDEAIALFSNKDAQDTVIVQPYEDYVTQFNQAASELLAITPTIKSVDTLPDEEAQLTFVTKFRELLRLKNVLTTFADFEETDLSLAAQNFEDYKSKYLDIHEKVKRERTSERTSILDDVDFELSLIHRDEINVAYILDLLRRMSKTDPAATQKLQKEILDIMAGEVQLRNKRALIEVFIANNLSQLQPDENVMNAFEEYWITEKAKAFTELCTTENIEHEELLKIINNYAFANRLPREQEIVSSLNFKPKILERKKTIERVSEKIQLFIDTFIEGMGGTV, from the coding sequence ATTCAAGCCTTTTCTCGCACTAATCGGATTCTCAACGATAAAAAATCTCAGGGCAATATTGTCTGTTTTCGGAATCTTAAAAAAGCCACTGATGAAGCGATCGCCCTATTCTCAAATAAGGATGCTCAAGACACAGTAATAGTCCAGCCTTATGAGGACTATGTAACCCAATTCAACCAAGCCGCCAGCGAGCTATTAGCCATCACTCCGACGATCAAAAGTGTAGATACCTTACCCGATGAAGAAGCCCAATTAACCTTCGTTACTAAATTTCGGGAACTACTCCGCCTTAAAAATGTTCTGACTACCTTCGCTGACTTTGAAGAAACCGATCTAAGTCTGGCAGCGCAAAACTTTGAAGACTATAAAAGTAAATATCTCGATATCCATGAAAAAGTAAAAAGAGAACGCACCAGCGAAAGAACTTCGATTCTTGATGATGTAGACTTTGAACTGAGTTTAATTCATCGAGATGAGATTAATGTGGCGTATATTCTCGATTTGTTGAGAAGGATGAGCAAAACAGATCCAGCCGCAACTCAAAAACTCCAAAAAGAAATCCTTGATATTATGGCAGGTGAAGTCCAATTACGCAACAAACGCGCCTTAATTGAAGTATTCATCGCCAATAATTTGTCGCAACTCCAGCCCGATGAAAATGTGATGAATGCCTTTGAAGAATACTGGATAACCGAAAAAGCAAAAGCCTTTACCGAACTTTGTACCACCGAAAATATTGAACATGAAGAGTTATTAAAAATCATCAATAACTATGCCTTTGCTAACCGTTTACCAAGAGAACAAGAAATAGTCAGTTCACTAAATTTTAAGCCCAAAATTTTAGAACGGAAAAAAACTATTGAGCGCGTTTCCGAAAAAATCCAGTTATTTATTGATACATTTATCGAAGGTATGGGTGGAACTGTTTAG
- a CDS encoding restriction endonuclease subunit S — protein sequence MDGSKVGRNSALVKDGNVNSLLVQRVARLRQKATSSIFFIFQHINSTSFHAYVDKVKTSSGIPHISAKQIKEFEINFPCLAEQTKIANFLTTLDEKITQSQTYLETVKQYKQGLLQQMFI from the coding sequence ATGGATGGTTCTAAAGTTGGTAGAAATTCTGCACTTGTAAAAGATGGTAATGTAAATTCTCTACTTGTTCAGCGTGTTGCAAGATTAAGACAGAAAGCAACATCTTCAATATTTTTTATTTTTCAGCATATAAATTCGACTAGTTTTCATGCTTATGTTGATAAAGTGAAAACAAGTTCAGGTATTCCGCATATCAGTGCAAAACAAATCAAAGAATTTGAAATAAATTTTCCTTGTTTAGCTGAACAAACCAAAATAGCTAATTTCTTAACTACACTTGACGAAAAAATTACCCAATCTCAAACCTATCTGGAAACAGTAAAACAATACAAACAAGGCTTACTACAACAAATGTTTATTTAA
- a CDS encoding type II toxin-antitoxin system VapB family antitoxin, whose product MTIITIDDELINEIIAVSHYENPQEAVIKILSNYLQQQKKELPLFERLRFIDDESAEDDIASLFERDRDTGRDVEL is encoded by the coding sequence ATGACCATTATTACAATAGATGATGAACTAATTAATGAAATTATCGCAGTCAGTCACTACGAAAACCCACAGGAAGCGGTCATTAAAATATTATCCAATTACTTGCAGCAACAAAAAAAAGAACTGCCATTATTTGAGCGACTACGTTTTATAGACGACGAATCTGCCGAAGATGATATTGCATCATTGTTTGAACGTGATAGAGACACAGGTAGGGATGTTGAACTATGA
- a CDS encoding type II toxin-antitoxin system VapC family toxin has translation MTYLIDTCVMSEFVKKAPNPQVSQWFNQQPIEQLFLSSITIAEIKKGIYKIQDSQPERYQKLKIWLQKVETEFSSHILPLNNDILDNWAKFSANAELKGKKLAVMDSLIAATAYHHKLTLVTRNVDDFKLTPVKIMNPYSLV, from the coding sequence ATGACTTATTTAATTGACACCTGTGTAATGTCTGAGTTTGTTAAAAAAGCTCCCAACCCCCAAGTTAGTCAATGGTTTAATCAGCAACCGATTGAACAACTATTTTTAAGTAGTATTACCATCGCTGAAATAAAAAAAGGGATTTATAAAATCCAAGACTCACAACCTGAACGATATCAAAAACTAAAAATATGGCTGCAAAAAGTAGAAACTGAATTTTCTTCTCATATTTTACCGCTAAACAATGATATTTTAGATAATTGGGCGAAATTTTCTGCAAATGCCGAATTAAAAGGTAAAAAATTAGCCGTAATGGATAGCTTGATTGCTGCAACAGCATATCATCATAAATTGACTTTAGTTACCCGCAATGTTGATGATTTTAAACTGACACCAGTTAAAATAATGAATCCCTACAGTCTTGTGTAA